A genome region from Methylobacterium sp. FF17 includes the following:
- the glyS gene encoding glycine--tRNA ligase subunit beta — translation MPDLLLELRSEEIPARMQRRAADDLRKLVTDALVERGFLYEGAKAFATPRRLALHVAGLPARGQDLREERKGPRVGAPDAAIQGFLKGAGLASLDEATVVTDPKKGAFYVAVIERPGRATLDVLAEILPQIIRSFPWPKSMRWGTASAQPGALRWVRPLQSIVATFGPETETPDVVPFAVDGIAAGTTTYGHRFLAPEAIEVRRFDDYVRALERARVVLDVERRKDIILHDARDLAFARGLELVEDEGLLEEVAGLVEWPVVLMGSFEEAFLDIPAEAIRATIRANQKCFVLRAPGTERLAPAFVLVSNLIASDGGLAITAGNERVVRARLSDAKFFWETDKATRLEERLPKLDSIVFHEKLGTQGARVERIAALARELAPLVGADADLAERAARLAKADLVTEMVGEFPELQGLMGRTYAALQGEDASVAAAIEDHYKPAGPSDRVPTDRVAVAVALADKLDTLVGFWSIDEKPTGSKDPFALRRAALGVIRLILENGIKLSLLRDGYQAASDGLGNYGTPAFEAGDASAERDTDAEAQNLLAFFADRLKVYLRDQGARHDLIDAVFALPGQDDLLMVVRRVEALGAFLETDDGRNLLAGYKRAANILRIEEKKDGRAYDDAPDAALAARGEPEEQALAEALAAARETASAAVAAEDFAGAMRALSTLRAPVDAFFERVTVNAEDPALRANRLALLNALRAATRAVADFSRIEG, via the coding sequence ATGCCCGACCTCCTCCTCGAACTGCGCTCCGAAGAGATCCCCGCCCGCATGCAGCGGCGCGCGGCCGACGATCTGAGGAAGCTCGTCACCGACGCCCTGGTGGAGCGCGGCTTCCTCTACGAGGGCGCCAAGGCCTTCGCGACGCCGCGCCGGCTGGCCCTGCACGTGGCGGGCCTGCCCGCGCGCGGGCAGGACCTGCGCGAGGAGCGCAAGGGGCCCCGCGTCGGCGCGCCGGACGCCGCGATCCAGGGCTTCCTGAAGGGTGCCGGGCTGGCGAGCCTCGACGAGGCGACCGTCGTCACCGACCCGAAGAAGGGCGCGTTCTACGTGGCGGTGATCGAGCGGCCGGGCCGCGCCACCCTCGACGTGCTGGCCGAGATCCTGCCGCAGATCATCCGCAGCTTCCCGTGGCCGAAATCCATGCGCTGGGGCACGGCCTCGGCGCAGCCGGGGGCGCTCCGCTGGGTGCGCCCGCTGCAGTCGATCGTCGCCACCTTCGGGCCGGAGACCGAGACGCCCGACGTGGTGCCGTTCGCGGTGGACGGCATCGCGGCCGGCACCACCACCTACGGCCACCGCTTCCTGGCACCCGAAGCCATCGAGGTCCGGCGCTTCGACGATTACGTCCGGGCCCTGGAGCGGGCCAGGGTCGTGCTCGACGTGGAGCGGCGCAAGGACATCATCCTGCACGATGCCCGCGACCTCGCCTTCGCGCGCGGCCTCGAACTGGTGGAGGACGAGGGCCTGCTGGAGGAGGTCGCCGGACTCGTGGAATGGCCGGTGGTGCTGATGGGCTCCTTCGAGGAGGCCTTCCTCGACATCCCGGCCGAGGCGATCCGCGCCACCATCCGGGCCAACCAGAAATGCTTCGTCCTGCGGGCGCCCGGCACCGAGCGGCTCGCCCCGGCCTTCGTGCTGGTCTCGAACCTCATCGCCAGCGACGGGGGTCTCGCCATCACCGCCGGCAACGAGCGCGTGGTGCGGGCGCGGCTGTCCGACGCGAAGTTCTTCTGGGAGACCGACAAGGCGACCCGGCTCGAGGAGCGGCTGCCGAAGCTCGATTCGATCGTGTTTCACGAGAAGCTGGGCACGCAGGGCGCGCGCGTCGAGCGCATCGCCGCCCTGGCCCGCGAACTCGCGCCCCTCGTCGGCGCCGATGCGGATCTGGCCGAGCGGGCGGCGCGCCTCGCCAAGGCGGATCTCGTCACCGAGATGGTCGGCGAGTTCCCCGAGCTTCAGGGGCTGATGGGCCGCACCTATGCGGCGCTCCAGGGTGAGGACGCCAGCGTCGCGGCCGCCATCGAGGACCACTACAAGCCGGCGGGCCCCTCCGACCGGGTGCCCACGGACCGGGTCGCCGTGGCGGTCGCGCTGGCCGACAAGCTCGATACCCTGGTGGGGTTCTGGTCGATCGACGAGAAGCCGACGGGCAGCAAGGACCCGTTCGCCCTGCGCCGGGCGGCCCTGGGCGTGATCCGCCTGATCCTCGAGAACGGCATCAAGCTGTCGCTGCTGCGCGACGGATATCAGGCGGCATCCGATGGCCTGGGCAATTACGGCACGCCGGCGTTTGAAGCCGGTGACGCTTCGGCGGAGCGGGACACCGATGCCGAGGCGCAGAACCTGCTCGCCTTCTTCGCCGACCGCCTGAAAGTCTACCTGCGCGACCAGGGCGCCCGGCACGACCTCATCGACGCCGTCTTCGCCCTGCCCGGCCAGGACGACCTGCTGATGGTCGTCCGCCGTGTCGAGGCCCTCGGCGCGTTCCTGGAGACCGACGACGGCCGGAATCTCCTCGCCGGCTACAAGCGGGCCGCCAACATCCTGCGCATCGAGGAGAAGAAGGACGGCCGGGCCTACGACGACGCCCCGGATGCGGCCCTGGCCGCACGGGGCGAGCCGGAGGAGCAGGCCCTCGCGGAGGCCCTCGCGGCGGCCCGGGAGACCGCCTCGGCCGCCGTGGCGGCGGAGGATTTCGCCGGGGCCATGCGGGCGCTCTCGACCCTGCGCGCGCCGGTGGACGCGTTCTTCGAGCGGGTCACGGTGAATGCCGAGGATCCAGCCCTGCGCGCGAACCGGCTCGCCCTCCTCAACGCCCTGCGGGCGGCCACCCGCGCGGTCGCGGACTTCTCGCGGATCGAGGGCTGA
- a CDS encoding GNAT family N-acetyltransferase — protein MSATSLRAEPPPVVTLRPATLADLDALVALEHAAFASDRAERRAIRHAIRSASMTVLAAVMDDEAGRETLVGAATLERRRGSRKARLSSIAVSPARAGLGLGSLVLDAAEADARAHGCTQLRLEVRADNGAGIRLYERRSYARFAVIPDYYEDGMEAWRYAKPL, from the coding sequence GTGAGCGCGACCTCGCTCAGGGCCGAGCCGCCGCCGGTCGTGACGCTGCGGCCGGCGACGCTGGCCGACCTCGACGCCCTGGTCGCCCTCGAACACGCGGCCTTCGCCAGCGACCGGGCCGAGCGCCGGGCGATCCGCCACGCCATCCGCTCGGCCAGCATGACCGTCCTGGCCGCCGTCATGGATGACGAGGCCGGCCGGGAGACCCTGGTGGGCGCCGCGACGCTGGAGCGGCGGCGGGGCAGCCGCAAGGCCCGCCTGTCCTCCATCGCGGTCTCGCCCGCACGCGCCGGGCTGGGCCTCGGCAGCCTCGTCCTCGACGCCGCCGAGGCGGATGCGCGGGCGCATGGCTGCACGCAACTGCGTCTCGAAGTCCGCGCCGACAACGGCGCCGGCATCCGCCTGTACGAGCGGCGCAGCTACGCCCGATTCGCGGTGATCCCGGACTATTACGAGGACGGGATGGAGGCCTGGCGCTACGCCAAGCCCCTCTGA